Proteins from one Mercurialis annua linkage group LG7, ddMerAnnu1.2, whole genome shotgun sequence genomic window:
- the LOC126655017 gene encoding leucine-rich repeat extensin-like protein 4 gives MITIKTNQICSLHKVVAPTDLHNLKPNMPSFFFNPIPFHALILLLILNLSCLFSNIAAKHGSSDHHRHHSPHSRHSSASNPRLQRAYIALRAWKRVIYSDPTNFTSNWVGSEVCNYRGVYCAQALDDPKIKVVAGIDLNHLDIAGFLPDEIGLLTDVSLIHLNSNRFCGIIPQTIANLTHLYELDLSNNRFVGGFPSPVLSLPMLGYLDLRYNEFEGTLPPELFQKKLDAIFVNNNRFTNVIPSFVTGSTASVLVIANNNFSGPLPPSIANFAETLEELLLANSSLTGCLPPEVGYLYKLRLLDVSHNKLVGPIPYSLAGLAHLESLNLAHNMMSGIVSEGVCVLPSLSNFTFSDNFFCEEQGVCMNLTSKGVAFDDRQNCLPEKLFQRTKKECNSVLEHPVDCFEEHYVGEGMSGGVFGSSAPFSQPVAPSAAPLMPPSIAPSST, from the coding sequence ATGATTACCATAAAGACCAATCAAATTTGCTCCTTACATAAAGTAGTTGCACCAACTGATTTACACAACCTTAAACCAAATATGCCTTCATTTTTCTTCAATCCTATTCCTTTCCATGCCTTAATACTCCTCTTAATATTGAACCTGTCTTGCTTGTTTAGCAACATAGCTGCCAAACACGGCTCCTCCGATCATCATCGTCACCATAGCCCTCATAGTCGTCATTCTTCCGCTTCAAACCCGAGGCTGCAACGAGCTTATATCGCCCTTCGAGCATGGAAACGCGTGATCTACTCTGATCCTACCAACTTCACTTCCAACTGGGTTGGCAGTGAAGTGTGCAACTACCGAGGTGTTTATTGCGCGCAGGCTCTCGATGACCCGAAAATAAAAGTTGTTGCCGGAATAGACCTCAATCACTTGGATATAGCAGGGTTTCTCCCCGACGAAATAGGCCTCTTGACTGATGTGTCACTCATCCATTTGAATAGCAATAGATTCTGTGGTATAATACCACAAACTATAGCCAACCTTACACATCTCTACGAGCTCGATTTAAGTAACAACCGATTCGTTGGCGGTTTTCCCTCTCCTGTCCTCTCACTTCCTATGCTCGGGTACCTTGACCTTCGCTACAACGAGTTCGAAGGCACATTGCCTCCCGAGCTTTTCCAGAAGAAACTCGACGCAATATTCGTTAATAATAACAGATTCACTAATGTTATTCCGTCTTTCGTCACTGGAAGTACAGCTTCCGTGCTGGTAATAGCTAATAATAACTTTTCAGGTCCCCTGCCACCGAGCATCGCCAACTTCGCCGAAACTCTGGAGGAGCTTTTATTAGCTAATTCAAGTTTGACAGGGTGTTTGCCACCAGAAGTTGGTTATCTTTATAAACTGAGGCTATTAGATGTTAGCCATAACAAACTAGTTGGTCCTATACCGTATAGTCTCGCAGGGTTAGCTCATTTGGAGAGTCTCAATTTAGCTCACAATATGATGAGTGGAATTGTGTCTGAAGGAGTTTGTGTGCTGCCAAGTTTGTCTAATTTCACTTTCTCTGATAACTTCTTCTGCGAGGAACAAGGCGTATGCATGAACCTGACGTCTAAAGGCGTTGCTTTCGATGATCGTCAAAACTGTTTGCCGGAGAAGCTGTTCCAGAGAACCAAGAAAGAATGCAATTCGGTGCTCGAGCATCCCGTCGACTGCTTCGAGGAACACTATGTTGGTGAGGGCATGAGCGGAGGAGTTTTTGGCAGTTCAGCTCCGTTTAGTCAACCTGTTGCGCCTTCAGCCGCTCCTCTGATGCCACCATCTATCGCTCCGAGCTCTACGTAA